The nucleotide sequence CTTTTTTTTACTAAATATTTCTCTTAAAGAGTTTTTCTAAATTCAATTTGTATTTGTCCGGTAAATTCATTGGTTCTTATCTTAATTGTTGCTGGTACGTATCCATCAAGCAATTCAGTATAATAAGAAATTTCTCTATTAATGAAATAACTGAACTTTTCCATATCATGATTATCCTGAACAGCTACACTCGTATATCCAGATTCATATCCAATCAGTTTGATGCTGAATCTTGTTCTGATTGAATTAAGGTAGAGAGGAACTGACATATCCATTGTTAAATTTTCTGCGTTTAACAAAAACATGTAAGAATTATTTTCTCTTAACTGCACTGGTTCATTTATCTTTCCAATAAGATTGCCAGGTTCGATAATTTCTTCCCTGCATGAGATCATCAGTGTTGTAACGGAAAGAATGAAAACAATCCTTTTCAAATCTGCGTTCAATTTAATTTCTGACTATGGTGGTAATAATTTTGACATGATATTATATAATTGAAACTAAAATTGCAATTCCAGATTCCGGTTTATTTTGGAGTATGATACGATATCAATTTTAATTTTAGATGATGCAGTAGAGATTTCAGGAAATAAGATGGAAATCAACTAAATATTTTGCATTATTTTAAAATTAGCCCTAAGTTTGTTAAAAATATCATTCATAATTATCGATTAGTGAAATCAAGTAAATATATCAGGATATATATCCGATTTCTTTATCCTTTCATCGGAATTGCATTTGTTTTACTTCTTTTATCCGTCTGGATACAATGTTCCGATTCAGAATCCAAAATAGGATGTGAACCTTCGCATTCACCAAAAATAAACTCTTTCGGTTTTTATTCCGATTCGCTCGATCATGAAATACATTCAGTATCAAAGAACGAAACGCTTTCCGAAATTCTATTCGAGCTTGGAGTTCCTGCTGACGATATTAATCAAATCATTACTAAAGCTAAACCATTTCTGGATGTGAGAAAAATCGTTGCGGGAAATATATATCATGCATTTACTTATGACGACTCACTCAGTTCGTTAGTTTATTTTGTGTATGAAAAAAACCCACGACGTTTTGTTGTTTTTAATTTAAAAGATTCCGTCAAGGTATATGAAAGCGAAAAAGAAATTGAAATCAGAGAAAATAAAAAATCAGCAGTGATAGACCAATCACTCTGGGTATCATTGCTGAATGCTGATGCTTCACCGGAACTGGCTATAAAATTATCCCAGATTTTTGCGTGGCAAATTGACTTCTATCATTTACAGCAAGGGGATAACTTCAAAGTTATTTACGAAGAATTGTTTGTTGACGATAAGTTTTTTGCAATAGGAAAAATTATTGGAGCTTGCTTCAATTGTAACGGAAAAGATTTTTTCGCGGTTCCTTTTACACAGGATAGTGTGTTCCAATATTTTGATGAAAATGGTAATAGTTTAAGAAAAGCTTTTCTTAAAGCCCCGCTGGAGTTTGGCAGAATAAGTTCACGATACAGTAAAAGCAGACTGCATCCCATACATAAAACAAGACGACCTCATCTTGGTGTTGATTATGCTGCACCAGTCGGAACACCTGTAAGATCAACCGGAGATGGAATTGTTTCCGATGTTGGATACAACGGTGGTTCTGGTAGGTTTATAAAAATCAGACATAATTCTGTGTATTCCACAATGTATTTACATCTTTCTAAATACGCAAAGGGATTGAAGAAAGGTGTACAAGTAAAACAAGGTCAGGTCATAGGATATGTTGGAAGTACTGGCTTATCAACCGGTCCGCACCTTGATTACAGATTCTTTGTTAATGGAAATGCTGTTGATCCATTGAAAGTTGAAGTTCCTCCTTCTCATCCTGTTAAACCGGAATTAAAAGCACAATATGAAGTTCAAATGGATAGTGTGCTTAAAATGCTGGAAATAATAGAGTTTCCATCTGTTTCAAAGCCTGTTTGATTTCCAAATCATTGACCTATCCTGAAAAAAATTGATTCGAATAAAAAAAATTAACCTTCATCTTAATAGTAAACAGATTATATTTCACACCGTTTTTTTATAATTCTTTAATAATAAATTCTTCATTTACTAAATACACTTTTTTCGCGAATCAATA is from Ignavibacteriota bacterium and encodes:
- a CDS encoding peptidoglycan DD-metalloendopeptidase family protein, which produces MKSSKYIRIYIRFLYPFIGIAFVLLLLSVWIQCSDSESKIGCEPSHSPKINSFGFYSDSLDHEIHSVSKNETLSEILFELGVPADDINQIITKAKPFLDVRKIVAGNIYHAFTYDDSLSSLVYFVYEKNPRRFVVFNLKDSVKVYESEKEIEIRENKKSAVIDQSLWVSLLNADASPELAIKLSQIFAWQIDFYHLQQGDNFKVIYEELFVDDKFFAIGKIIGACFNCNGKDFFAVPFTQDSVFQYFDENGNSLRKAFLKAPLEFGRISSRYSKSRLHPIHKTRRPHLGVDYAAPVGTPVRSTGDGIVSDVGYNGGSGRFIKIRHNSVYSTMYLHLSKYAKGLKKGVQVKQGQVIGYVGSTGLSTGPHLDYRFFVNGNAVDPLKVEVPPSHPVKPELKAQYEVQMDSVLKMLEIIEFPSVSKPV